ATTTAATAGTGAAGATATCAGCTGTCCGAAAAATAGTGAGCATGCGCCGTATTTGTGGCActtgtcataaacacatgtacagatGTTAATTATGTTAATTATTCACACATTATGCTGAACCCTGATGCAGGTACTCACTTTTAAGGTAATTACATTATAGCAGGTTCCcatgtgggtgagtgaattttgttttacgccacagtcaataatattccagctatatgttggcggactctaaataatcgagtctggaccagacaatccagggatcaatagtatgagcatcaatctaggcagttgagatacgatgtcatgtgtcagcgagcctgacttcCTGATCCCGCTTGTAGCCATGGCTTACTGAGGATCAATTTCTATGCCTGATCTTGACGGATACTATTGGTTTGAATCACCAGGATTAGAAATTCCCACACGTCGATGACCCTCCAGCCGTGGTTCGCGGATCAAATATTACTGCCAAACACCGTTATGACAAACACATCTATGGAAAAAAAAACACCGTTGTGCCAAACGCGTACCTACGATTGTATTTCCCACTATTCTATGTTCGTTACAACGGGGAAAGGAgcactatactgaacagcaaaagaaacgcacgtttcgaaaaaaataaaatctcattTAAGCATTTAAGCATTTAAAAACGTGACAAAAGCCAGGATTGCGTTCCTTTTgctgataagtatgtaaatcTTAAACTTCGAGGTAGCCGTGAGTTCTGCACATCAGTGTTCGACACAACATTTGAGAGACCATCATTTAAGGTCTTGGACCATGTGGTATAACAGTTATCTCTGTAGAAGACCTTTTTCCTGAGACAGATTGTGATATACCTGTGTTGGAGTAGCGTGACTGGTCAGTCGCTGGCTGTCATAgaaacaagggatacagaatCACAGACATTAATGTAAGCATGGTAGACTATGGGAAACAAAGGGTATCAGCTGAAAGTCAACAGAAACATAAAGTGGACGTTGAGATTTGAGGATTTGAGGATTCACATTTGGTACATCTGAGCTAAGAAACACATAGCTGAGATGAAGACACCGGGTTGCTATCGGACCCACGGAGCTGTAACATGAAGCGTGGATTACGCTCGGAAATACAGACTTCCAACAGAAACACTCGCTGTAATCAGACATATATGGGCTATAGTCAGACAAAGGTTTTAATCAAACACCTAGGCTATAATCAAACGAATGGGCCATAACCGGTTTTAATCAAACACATGGGATACATTCCTACGCATGGGCTATGAACCGATACATGGGTCAGGATCAGACACGTGGCTATGATGAGACAAATGGGTCATAATCAGGTATGAACTATAGTCAGACAAATGGGCTATTATCAGACAAAGGTTTTAATCAAACACATAGACAAAAATCAGACACATGATCTACATTCAGACACGTGGGCAATAATAAGACACATGATTATAATTAGACACTAGGGTTTTTAATCAAACACATGGGTCATAATCAGACACCTGAGCTATGTTCAGACACGTGAGCCTTAATCAGACGCATGAGCTATAGCCAGACACGTGGGCTATAATAAAACACATGAGCTATAATCAGACACACGGGTTATTATCGGACACATGGGTTCATTATCAAACACGTAATCTATATTCAAACAGAACTACAATCATCTACAGGATCTACAGACAGAGTTATAATGGGATATTATATAATCGGGAACACAGGATTATCAGTTATTTATATCAACAGTATCgacaaaaacattttccacAAGAGAAACAATGACAGTTCACATAGTCTTCTCTGTACGTTCATATCACACGTCAGATACAGCAAAAAAACATCCAACATACAGGCAGCTGAGACAGACGTAGTGTTTCTGAAACATTACAGGTACTGGTGACGTCATAGCTGATTTCGTCAACTCGATAAACAGCTCCCAATTGAACTCTTGGTTCTTCATTCACACACTGTCTCCCTGTGTGCTCTATGTTAAACGATCTATCACGGGAATATGACGAGAGGTGAGTTAGTGAATCCAACATTTAAAATACAACAATTCTGCAGCCAAAGGAAGACTGCACAAACACGAATGAAGCGATCAGGATCTTGAAGTAACCGAGAAGCCACATGCCACTGGGCTGACCTGAGCCAGACAGGGTTCGCTCAGAAGCAACGGGCACTTAGATTGAGACATAGTTCCGTCACCGTCACTCCATCCGTCGTCAACACTCACGATGTATCAACGAACAAATGTGTGTGAATATTGAGGTAGACACATATGTGTAGATGTTCGTGGGGGGTATATATCTCGCCTCACAACAAACTCTGTACTCTGACTCAAAGAAACCTATGCCGCTTCATGCTGAAGATAATCTTTCTTGAGTAACCTCAACATggatataatgagtgagtgaacatagctttacgtcgcttttagcaactttcccagcaatatcacgaaaggagaccccagaaatgggACACCATTGTTCCCCATATGAGTAATCGAGCTCGGATATTCGACGTGACgactgaatgctttaaccactcggctaccccagcGCCCCCAACAACATGGCAAAATGTAGTGCTTGGATTCGCTCGCAATTCCAGTACGACTGCTCGCCAGTTTGCCGTTCCTCGATCCATACTGTCGCTTTAGTTGTCCTTCTCTTTGTCACTGGAACTGTCAATGACAATTTCCGGTACTTTTGAAGCTGAAGGAGGGGAGGCAACTTCAACTTCTGATCTGACTTCTTCCATGTGAATCGTTGACTCAGGGACATCATCCGCCAAACCGATCTCCACAACTCGGCTTTTAGCTGACGACTTCAGACAAGGAGTGCTGAGCAGGAAGTGGCAGAGGGCGCCAGCTATCACCAAAGCGCCACCTAGGAAGAACGAGGTATCGTACGAATCGTTGAGGTCATACACGGCACCTGAAATTACAAATTGCGTACAAAGTTAATCTTGTTATTAATTTTCAGCCGCAAGATGCAAGATGTTTTATCCTCCATCTTCATTAATCCTAAACGTAATGCTTTGGAATTCACACTCAGAGTAGGCAAACGCTTCCGTCTCATTTCAAATCAGCCTCAACACTTGCTTTTGGGGAGAGCAAACAGGCAAAACATGCCGATGGCAGTCGAGTGTTTGTGACTACAGTACGACCATTGTATGTGACTCCAGGATGGTTGATCACGATGTAACCGAGTGTTTCTGAACGTACGCACCTGCGAGGGGTGGGCCGGCTGTAGATGATATTCCACGTGCCAAGGTGAGCAGGCCAAAGGCATTGGTCAGATTCTCCAGACCCAGTAGGTCACAGATGATGATGGATGTGAGGGAGATGTAGGCAGCTGGAGATTGACATTCATATATATGCAGAATATTAtgcattcatttcaacaaaacctgcccatattttcatatttcacatgttaAGGAATTCTGGCAAATGTTCCTATggaggtttgtttgttgtttaacagagCACTCCTTATGTAAGACGGTGATTGATACAATCGCGTCgaaactagacaatccagtctTTGAACTGGAACAAACACAAATGGAAAATggaaaacgatgacatgtgtcaacaagtcagtgagcctccTATCCCATTACACGTACTCCCTTCTTACAGCGGGCTGTAAAATACCTATTGTGGTCCTAATTATCAAGGGGAGTAATATTATCGCGTAAATAAATGGGTTTATCCAACGTCAGTTTGGATAGTTATGTCACACCGTATTACAGGTTGACGAAGACATAGTGGGAACGGTCATAGATGTTTACTGAAGTGGACATAATGCCGCCATACTAATAGAAGTGAATATAGACGAAATGATACCGAGGccataagggagataactcgtcaTGATGTAAACGTAAGGTCGACTTACCGACACATAGACCAAAGACTGCGGCGAATGTACACAACAAGGCGTAGGTGGTACAGAATGGGGCCAACATCGTTGCTATCCCCAGTAGCAGCATCGCGACGTTGTTGATGATGAGACTGTCGATCTTCCGGAGATCAGCCAAGAAACCGGCAAGGACACGGCCTATAGTGTTGGTAATTCCTGAAACACAATGAGCGAGTGCGCAGgtatgtgcgtgcgtacgtgagAGAGAGTGGGACCCTgacatacagaccctgaaacaaatacagtGAAGATTATGTGGTAAACGCAGATTTCCACatattcagaaaatgaagaaagtcacGGGCTTCTTTCATTATATCTCAGATTTTTATTGTGAACTCTCTTTTCGTAAAATAAGTTCGTTTCATAGACACGTTGTTagtcttagtgagtgagtaactgcgtgagtgagtgaatggatggGTGCGACAGTGCGTTCGTACTTGAATGAGCGAAGGACGCGGTCTTGATCAGCATACCAAGTCAATCTGGGAGGGAAACCCGAAGTGGTGTAAGACGGATACAAGTCTTGTCACCGGATCACGGTGCTTCTGAGGGCCACAGCTCTAAATCAGACTATCATTaaatcagttttgttttgttttttaaaaacaatcatCTACATGGCTGCCATGTACACGAATTTACAGGTGTTTACAACACTTGTTGCAATTTGGAAGTATAATTACTACACATTAATCCTACCATCGTAAAAAGAGAAACTTTTCATTCTTGGAATCAAGGAAGTATTTCAAATCTCACGTTCATGTTAGGTTCACAATCACCAAATCACActcttcctatcagtgcttgtttatactggcttccagctttcgttaattcattccacttgttactttgttattgttttacctgtacatataaatatagcccTGTACCCCATTcgcattcacctgatgaaggagtaagcattaactccgaaacgttgtgttctcataataaagaagttgatatccataaaaatcttcatccctatgtatttcacttctaaatgcgcTTCAAAGACTTAAATCACACTCAGTTGTTCAATAGGTTTCAAGTAACTTTTATTGGTTGGAGTTGGAACTAACGTTATCAGATTCAGACACCTCTTTGGAtgcaaagtcagccgtctaatcCACTCGGCTGACCTTGTGTTATAATCATTTACTGATATGCTTGCTGACAGAAATTCTTTATCTGTGCTTGGAGGATATTGTGTTAGATTAAACTGAGTTTTAAATTGTTCACGCCGttgatggaattttgctaaaggcGACTTAAAATcatgctcactcactgaccAAAGTGTCAGACCACCCAGCAATTACATCTGACTGTGATTTGTAGTGATTCGTGTTactattttatttctttcagaCCGATGATCTAAGATGATCATAGATATTTCTAGGTAACGTTGGCTGCAAATTTGCACTTATTTTTGTTCTGCTTCTTGTGATCTGAAAATGAGCCTCCCAagtgggtaaaatgtgtgatttTATTGCAAGATTAAGATGAGTCGCTGCATACATGTACACGGATTGGTTTTCGTTGAATAAGTAGTTGTTTGAGTGAACAAATACGCACCGAAACTTGAGGttaaggggaggcaactcttgtgGGACTATTTTACAAAGTAACTCCACTGTCGCTGATCAACAACCTAAGGCTGCTGtgatctgtttgtttgtttgttttgttgtttaacggtaAGCAATAGTCCAGATATGTGGCGTCGATCTGTTAACAATCGAGTCTATACcacacaatccagagatcaacagcatgaacaagcGTCAATCTAATCGGcctgagcctgaccactcgacccCATACGTGGATTGCTAACCTGTATCTTGACTGCTGTGGATGTGTTTTTGACAGTTGGAAGTGTGGCCCGCCCTGATACAGTTTGGGCATGCTCCCTACCGGTTCCAGTCAGGGGGCGGATTACAAAATGAATATGTCTGAATTGGATAGGTATGGTTTGAACGTTGCCCTATCAAAGTGCAGCATCAACAACGAATACATAAACTCTactgacatgagtgagtgaaccaCAGATGACATAAACTCACAGTCACTTACaacagaaatataaaaaaatacaatcatCCTTTGTGCAAGATATGTCTTCTTTCACTGGCACTGGGGAGATAATAAATCAGTACACTTTTATGGATATACCTCTTTATTATGTTTATACCCGTtcaggtccggggtagaatacgtcttcttatgcttgccataaaaggcgactatgcctatcgcaagaggcgactaacgggatcgggtggtcaggctcactgacgtgcttgacacatatcatcgattCCTAGCtgcgcggatcgatgctcatactgttgatcattggattgtctggaccacattcgattatttacagatcgccaccatatagtcggaatattgctgagtgcggcgtattaTTGATAGGCGaagtttcgacatagattcgaAAATGTCGTTgtgaatctatgtcgaaacgtcaccTATACAGAATAATGAAGTTGCATGTTCATAAAATTGTTCTCATTAATCATTTAAGCTGTGTTCGTTCAACAGATACATCTTAATGTTTAAGGAAAGTCAGTTGAGTGGTAGTCTTAAAGTTACGACAGTCAACGGTGTATAGTGCGTACTGCTACTTTGAAAGTCATATACTACTACAGCAGAAACtagttacgacagtcgtaagtgtaCTGAAACTGTGCAGTAATTTACGACAGTCGTGGTGGAACCCATAGCCCTGTGCAATAGAGTAAGGTGAGGTGCGTACTGATACTTCGACAGTTATAACCCTCTAAAAGTTACGACAGCTGTAAGCCTAGACTGTAGTACTAAAGAACTATAGTTGTAAGTCTCCGAAAAACCATGTCACCCTTTAAGGGATATCATTCTGCCAttttttcagtgagtgagtttagttagtttagcaatagtccagcaatgtcacggcgggggacaccagaaaatgggcttcacacatagtacgtatgtggggaatcgaaccatagTACttatgtgacgagcgaacgctttaaccactgggctatcccttccccccccccccccccccatcttATCAGACTTACCTATGATAGACAGAAGGAAGGCTGCCTTTCCCTCATCAATGTTTAGCGAGATAGCACGGTCCACGAGGTAGACGAAAGGCACGTAGAAGCCCAACATTGCCAGGATGTTGCCGAAGCAGATGAGGAGGAAAGTAGGGTTCTTCAGGAGACTGACGTCAAGCATCTCCGACAGCGTGTCGCGTGCAGGTTTGGGTATCCACTCGCACGTGAAGCACGTCTTCTCCATGTGCACGCTGGGTATGCTCGTGACGCTGCGGATGTAGTCTTTCATATCCGGCTGAGACTTGAACTGttggatgttcatgatgctgccACTGTAGAAGATGTCCTTTCGGTACATCGGGCGAGACAGGTCGCCTTTAATCTTATTTAAGTTGGCCTCTGATATAAATGTCAGGTCGTGCGCACGACGAGGGCTGCTGTGCTGGATCCTGTCCTCCACGTCCAAAAATCTCATCTTGTGGACAAGAGGTTCCACTTCCGCTTTGTCCAAATTGTCATCAGGAATGGCTCCAATGTATTTGGAAGCATCAACAGGCTTGTCCCTACTCTTTGATGGCACCTTGTCGTCTGTGCTAGTTGAACGCATTACCATATTTGGAACTGAGGAGTAAGCAGCGCCACCTGTTGGTTTGTCCAAAACTaagaatttattttttactattGGTTTTGATTTGGAAATCATATCAGTCACGTTGTCTTTCTTTGGTTTCTTCTTGCCTGGCGCAGACAGGGGTCGCATGAGCATCCCACACACCATTCCGTTAAATACAATTCCTGATAGGATTAGAAGTGCGCTCTTCCACTCAAAGGCGTCGAGTAGGAAGCGCGAGAATGGGGCGAATATGAACATGCCTACTCCGGATCCGCACACCCCGATCCCGGTGGCGATGGCGCGTTTCTTCTCAAAGTAGAAGCCTACGCTAACGATGGCGGGCAGGTACATCATGCCGAAACCGAAGCCTGAAACGACACAGACCGAGATAACGTAACTGTGGGAAGCTGCGAAACTAAAAACATCAGAGGTGATATATTTTACCCGGATAAATAAACTTCCACATCAAAACTAGGGACAGGGCATAAGATGGATATATCTACTCTCTGTATATAGATTCAGAGGTGGACACTGTTTTCTGGgaagggtgtttgtgtgtgtgttggggaggGGGGATGCAGAGTTCAGAAGGGTAGGGTGTGTTCGTCTCTCTCTTcccctaacaacacacacacacacacacacacatacacacacacacatcacccCACACTTCCCTCCCCTCCCGCCTACGAGATTCCAGTCTGCAAAAGTATCACTGAATTAAACAAACATGACGTCATCTGTAATGTCATCACAGACAATCTTAATTACGGCATTTGCTCCTTCTTGCTGAACTGAGCACATATCTTCAGCACATTGCTGTAGAATACGATCACACCTACCTCCGATGACGCCATATGTGAGAATCAGTATCTCAACATTTGGAGAGAACGTGCTGACAACAAATCCTATGGTTGCAACGAGACTGCCGGCCATGCACACGGGGCGACATCCGAACTTGTTTGTAAGGGCGCTAACGATTGGCCCTAGAACGAAAACGAAGCACATAACAGCTCAATGTTTTTCAATATGTGGTTAACAGTATTTATG
The window above is part of the Haliotis asinina isolate JCU_RB_2024 chromosome 1, JCU_Hal_asi_v2, whole genome shotgun sequence genome. Proteins encoded here:
- the LOC137290158 gene encoding monocarboxylate transporter 14-like, producing the protein MSSKDKKNGLQNGQDEHLASINDVDAYIPTPPDGGWGWVIVAASLVCNIIVDGIGYTFGIFLLEFTSYFKESKSKVALVGSVQVGTYLCVGPIVSALTNKFGCRPVCMAGSLVATIGFVVSTFSPNVEILILTYGVIGGFGFGMMYLPAIVSVGFYFEKKRAIATGIGVCGSGVGMFIFAPFSRFLLDAFEWKSALLILSGIVFNGMVCGMLMRPLSAPGKKKPKKDNVTDMISKSKPIVKNKFLVLDKPTGGAAYSSVPNMVMRSTSTDDKVPSKSRDKPVDASKYIGAIPDDNLDKAEVEPLVHKMRFLDVEDRIQHSSPRRAHDLTFISEANLNKIKGDLSRPMYRKDIFYSGSIMNIQQFKSQPDMKDYIRSVTSIPSVHMEKTCFTCEWIPKPARDTLSEMLDVSLLKNPTFLLICFGNILAMLGFYVPFVYLVDRAISLNIDEGKAAFLLSIIGITNTIGRVLAGFLADLRKIDSLIINNVAMLLLGIATMLAPFCTTYALLCTFAAVFGLCVAAYISLTSIIICDLLGLENLTNAFGLLTLARGISSTAGPPLAGAVYDLNDSYDTSFFLGGALVIAGALCHFLLSTPCLKSSAKSRVVEIGLADDVPESTIHMEEVRSEVEVASPPSASKVPEIVIDSSSDKEKDN